From SAR324 cluster bacterium, a single genomic window includes:
- a CDS encoding response regulator: MSISRKISLIYSFFLIHIVLTIILAWFSMDTLSTIRAYIGGEGLWAKAQKSAVYSLIKYNMSHAQHDYEDFRRFLAIPLGDKTARIELEKENPDFEVARKGFLEGLNHPDEVDDMMILFRRFRNFHHINKAIQVWTEGDVYIDELDQLGEKLHSTFAQENHLEESEANKKYHASIMTRTEEIDDILFELENQFSYTLGEASRWAKNLLMNVLFWGTGISGMLGFFLAWNFSKKIKENLETAVKTAQQVAQGDFNIRIQSESRDETGQLLNAMQEMVDRLREMTNIAIAVTQGNYESSVRVRSDKDLLGMALNKMLNNLHTLSEENQKQHWLDQGRAELYEAMRAGHTSEILAQDMIDFLVPSIGGQIGAVYLNHQDVMRLTASYGYPCEIMKQSFMLGEGLVGQVAKTQKTLQIDEIPADYVRIESGLGNMVPGSIVLIPFVYERQTVAVMEICFSRQPHEDRLKLLDLVSHHIAIKFIAAETRSKMMKLLEETQHQAEVLQAQQEELQVSNEELESQTRALTRSEQSLNERQLQLRAINEELARKTLVLETSQKEIQLKNEALKKSSAELEEKAKALELSNQFKSEFLANMSHELRSPLNSLLILAEILSKNKEGNLTQKQVEFARTILHSGKGLLHLINDILDLSKVEAGKLELCHEDMRFEALLASMKHEFQSIADNKGLLLSMELDQQLPRTMQTDKLRIEQILRNFLSNAIKFTQEGEITLRIAPLQSFSEQIHTSLLNPVVFAVKDTGIGIPAEKQEAVFEAFRQADGSTSRKYGGTGLGLTIARKLAHLLGGEITLISNEGKGSMFALLMPLNATPLPEKRVDFTEIQQDHKLYSPAWQNLPLNSYDDRDNIGEQDRILLVIEDDASFSNIVRDKAHEQNFKVICAYDGKSGLELARKFQPDSIILDIMLPKQDGWSVLEELKTKPETRRIPVHFISVIEDSVRAVNAGAVGLFTKPISEDNLLQVFERLDGLIAKSIKRVLVVEKKPLFAPYLKVLLRRKDVIAHVQGHEDDILAELESGEYDCMLLNVSDLDISVVELLKDINLNSMINLPLLIIHTTENFSETEEEQLEHHFNGIVIKEARSVDELLQEIMVFLQRVNQDIDGPKRLFISRAWEKEIPEGLKILLVDDDASGAFALSQLLEEKKMEIIMAFDGKEALAKLENDIPDLILMDIMMPEMNGYDTIREIRTREKFNAVPIIALTAHAMQGDREKCLECGANEYLSKPLQPQTLFNLIKKLI, translated from the coding sequence ATGAGCATCTCCCGTAAAATATCTCTCATCTATAGTTTTTTTCTGATTCATATTGTCCTCACCATTATTCTGGCATGGTTCAGCATGGACACCTTGTCCACCATCAGAGCCTATATTGGCGGAGAGGGCTTATGGGCCAAAGCCCAGAAATCGGCGGTTTATTCGTTGATCAAGTACAACATGAGTCATGCGCAACACGATTATGAGGATTTCAGACGTTTTCTGGCGATTCCACTTGGAGATAAAACAGCCCGCATTGAACTGGAAAAGGAAAATCCTGATTTTGAAGTTGCCCGGAAAGGCTTTCTGGAAGGTCTCAATCACCCGGATGAAGTGGATGATATGATGATTTTATTTCGTCGTTTCAGAAATTTCCATCATATCAACAAGGCAATACAGGTCTGGACTGAGGGCGATGTTTATATTGATGAACTGGATCAGCTTGGTGAGAAACTTCATTCCACATTTGCTCAGGAAAACCACCTTGAAGAATCTGAAGCAAATAAAAAATATCATGCTTCTATTATGACCAGAACTGAAGAGATTGATGACATTTTATTCGAATTGGAAAATCAATTTTCCTACACTTTAGGAGAAGCCTCCAGGTGGGCCAAAAATTTATTGATGAACGTTCTGTTCTGGGGAACCGGGATTTCTGGAATGCTGGGCTTCTTCCTGGCATGGAACTTCTCTAAAAAAATTAAAGAAAATCTGGAAACCGCGGTAAAAACAGCACAGCAGGTTGCGCAAGGTGATTTCAATATCAGGATTCAATCAGAAAGCCGGGACGAAACCGGTCAACTGCTCAACGCCATGCAGGAAATGGTGGATCGCCTGCGTGAAATGACCAATATTGCCATCGCGGTGACTCAGGGCAACTATGAATCTTCTGTTCGTGTCCGGAGTGATAAGGATCTCCTGGGCATGGCTCTGAATAAAATGCTCAACAATCTGCATACCCTGAGTGAAGAAAACCAGAAACAACACTGGCTCGATCAAGGACGAGCTGAATTGTATGAGGCAATGAGAGCTGGTCATACATCAGAAATACTGGCCCAGGATATGATTGATTTTCTGGTGCCAAGCATTGGAGGACAAATCGGTGCGGTTTATCTCAACCATCAGGATGTGATGCGACTGACCGCCAGTTATGGTTATCCCTGTGAAATCATGAAACAATCTTTCATGTTGGGTGAAGGACTTGTCGGACAGGTCGCAAAAACCCAAAAAACTCTTCAGATTGATGAAATTCCTGCGGATTATGTCCGTATTGAATCAGGACTGGGTAATATGGTGCCTGGATCTATTGTTTTAATTCCGTTTGTCTATGAACGACAAACCGTGGCCGTAATGGAAATTTGCTTCTCCCGACAACCCCATGAAGACAGACTCAAATTGCTGGATCTGGTCAGTCACCATATAGCCATAAAATTCATTGCCGCGGAAACCCGGTCAAAGATGATGAAATTGCTGGAAGAGACACAACATCAGGCGGAAGTTCTGCAGGCCCAGCAGGAAGAACTTCAGGTTTCCAATGAAGAACTGGAATCTCAGACAAGAGCACTCACGCGTTCAGAGCAATCGTTGAATGAACGTCAGCTCCAACTCAGGGCCATCAATGAGGAACTGGCAAGAAAAACCCTGGTGCTGGAAACCAGTCAAAAGGAAATCCAGTTAAAAAACGAAGCGCTCAAAAAATCCAGTGCGGAACTGGAAGAAAAAGCAAAAGCGCTGGAACTCAGCAATCAGTTTAAGTCTGAATTTCTGGCCAACATGTCCCATGAACTGCGAAGTCCCCTCAACAGCCTGCTGATTCTCGCTGAAATCCTGTCCAAAAACAAAGAGGGAAACCTGACACAAAAACAGGTTGAATTTGCCCGAACCATTTTGCACTCCGGCAAAGGGCTGTTGCATCTCATCAATGATATTCTGGATCTTTCCAAAGTTGAAGCCGGTAAACTTGAATTGTGCCATGAAGACATGCGTTTCGAAGCTTTATTGGCTTCCATGAAACACGAATTCCAGTCGATCGCGGATAATAAGGGCTTGTTGTTAAGCATGGAGCTGGATCAGCAACTTCCCCGGACAATGCAAACTGATAAACTGCGGATAGAACAGATTTTGAGGAACTTTCTGTCAAATGCCATCAAGTTCACTCAAGAAGGCGAGATCACACTGCGTATTGCGCCTCTCCAGAGTTTTTCGGAACAGATTCATACCAGCCTTTTGAATCCGGTTGTGTTTGCCGTGAAGGACACTGGTATTGGAATCCCTGCGGAAAAGCAGGAAGCCGTGTTTGAAGCTTTTCGGCAGGCAGATGGCAGTACCAGTCGAAAATATGGAGGAACAGGCCTTGGGCTAACCATTGCAAGAAAACTGGCCCATCTGCTAGGTGGCGAAATCACCCTGATCAGCAATGAAGGAAAAGGCAGTATGTTCGCGTTACTCATGCCATTGAACGCTACACCACTGCCCGAAAAAAGAGTTGATTTTACGGAAATACAACAGGACCACAAACTGTATTCGCCGGCATGGCAAAATCTCCCGCTCAATAGTTATGATGACCGGGACAATATTGGCGAACAGGATCGGATCCTGTTGGTGATTGAGGATGATGCCAGTTTTTCGAATATTGTCAGGGATAAGGCCCATGAGCAGAATTTTAAGGTCATCTGTGCTTATGATGGCAAGAGCGGCTTAGAACTGGCCCGGAAATTTCAACCGGACTCCATCATTCTCGATATCATGTTGCCCAAACAGGATGGGTGGTCCGTTCTTGAAGAATTGAAAACCAAACCTGAAACCCGGCGGATTCCGGTGCATTTCATCTCCGTGATCGAAGACAGTGTCAGGGCCGTCAACGCCGGTGCGGTAGGACTGTTTACAAAACCAATCAGTGAGGACAATCTGCTCCAGGTTTTTGAACGTCTGGATGGACTAATCGCCAAATCGATCAAACGCGTACTGGTGGTTGAAAAAAAACCTCTATTTGCCCCCTATTTGAAAGTACTGTTGCGCAGGAAAGATGTCATAGCGCATGTTCAGGGCCATGAGGATGACATCCTGGCAGAGCTTGAATCCGGAGAATATGATTGTATGTTGCTGAACGTCAGTGATCTTGATATTTCAGTGGTTGAACTCCTGAAAGACATCAACCTGAATTCCATGATCAATCTGCCATTGCTCATTATTCATACAACGGAAAATTTTTCTGAAACTGAAGAGGAACAACTGGAACATCATTTCAACGGGATTGTCATCAAGGAGGCCAGGTCTGTTGATGAACTTCTGCAGGAAATCATGGTATTTCTTCAGCGGGTTAACCAGGATATTGATGGACCAAAACGACTTTTCATTTCAAGGGCATGGGAAAAAGAAATTCCTGAAGGCCTGAAGATTCTGCTGGTTGATGATGATGCGTCCGGAGCCTTTGCCCTGTCGCAACTGCTGGAAGAAAAAAAAATGGAAATCATCATGGCGTTTGATGGAAAAGAAGCCCTGGCCAAGCTGGAAAACGATATTCCGGATTTGATCCTGATGGATATCATGATGCCGGAAATGAATGGCTATGACACCATCCGGGAAATTAGAACCCGGGAAAAATTCAACGCGGTACCCATTATTGCGTTGACAGCGCATGCCATGCAGGGTGATCGTGAAAAATGTCTGGAGTGCGGTGCCAATGAATATTTATCCAAACCATTGCAACCGCAGACGTTGTTCAACCTGATTAAAAAACTCATCTGA
- a CDS encoding response regulator encodes MIPTILLVDDDEDQKVLLLKLLEEFHLIIETAASGKEAVSKARHKEYALIVMDVQMPGISGIKATELIRYLGSSKNSSIILVTGKAFDSIHTQQAYYSGALDYLQKPLDPIIFKQKIFNFIQYFKQKILLQEQKNQFEEKASELSKLNQQLTLEIQQRNLIEQQWTIYNDTLKKQLDQLFTEFSNIQSNNPSQQKALEEALQQFKQKILHPPQINVESERQLTKLFNMTSRNENLSSKNFDLIQRMQELVLENSALKDQLFLLMKRITSNS; translated from the coding sequence ATGATACCAACAATTCTATTGGTTGATGATGATGAGGATCAAAAAGTTCTTTTATTAAAACTGTTAGAAGAGTTTCATTTAATCATTGAGACTGCGGCATCGGGCAAAGAAGCGGTGTCGAAAGCTCGACATAAGGAGTATGCTTTAATCGTTATGGATGTTCAAATGCCTGGAATTTCAGGAATCAAGGCGACAGAGTTGATCCGCTATTTGGGTTCTTCAAAGAATTCTTCGATCATCCTGGTTACAGGCAAAGCTTTTGATTCAATCCATACACAGCAAGCTTACTATTCAGGGGCTCTGGATTATCTGCAGAAGCCTCTGGATCCCATTATTTTTAAACAAAAAATTTTCAATTTTATTCAATATTTCAAACAAAAAATATTGCTTCAGGAGCAAAAGAATCAATTTGAAGAGAAAGCGTCGGAGTTATCGAAACTCAATCAGCAACTAACCCTGGAGATTCAACAACGTAACCTGATCGAGCAGCAATGGACGATTTACAATGATACTCTCAAAAAACAACTGGATCAGTTGTTTACAGAATTCTCAAATATCCAATCGAACAATCCTTCACAACAAAAGGCACTTGAAGAAGCGCTACAACAATTCAAACAGAAAATTCTGCATCCCCCCCAAATCAATGTAGAAAGTGAACGGCAACTGACAAAATTATTCAACATGACATCCAGAAATGAGAACTTATCTTCAAAAAATTTCGATTTGATCCAGCGCATGCAAGAATTGGTTTTGGAAAATAGTGCTCTTAAAGATCAATTGTTCCTCTTGATGAAAAGAATCACCTCAAATTCATAA
- the lysS gene encoding lysine--tRNA ligase, producing MDDLHDQTQIRLEKLGKIKELGINPYPWQFQCTHSIDSIRHNATELLEKQEILAIAGRLMAVRGKGKAIFANIQESHQRLQFYVKMDELGADMFDLFNLCDIGDFLGLRGTLMLTKTGELTLRVQHLELLSKAIRPLPVPKVKEQDGQTIVFDQVRDKEFRYRQRYVDLTLNAEVAKVFRQRSQIIQTIRQYLLENDFLEVETPTLQSIYGGANATPFKTHHNALGIDFFMRISNELYLKRLVVGGFERVFEFVKNFRNEGIDRTHNPEFTALEFYQAYADYQDMMVHCETLWEQCALSLHGTTEFESQGHKIDVKAPWKRITMLEGIEQIAGIPFSGMSDDEIKNLLLQNQWALNGEYSRGMAMQVVFEEACEAKLIQPVFVVDYPEESSPLCKKHRTKPGMIERFEAYMCGWEIANAYSELNDPVAQRRLLEQQVERGRAGEQETHPYDEDFVRSMEYGMPPMGGIGFGIDRMVMLLTNQANIRDVILFPTMRPEHS from the coding sequence ATGGATGATTTGCATGATCAAACCCAGATTCGTCTGGAAAAACTCGGAAAAATCAAAGAACTCGGTATCAACCCCTACCCTTGGCAATTTCAATGCACCCATTCGATTGATAGCATTCGACACAATGCGACCGAATTGCTTGAAAAGCAGGAAATCCTGGCAATTGCCGGTCGGTTGATGGCTGTCAGAGGCAAGGGAAAAGCTATTTTTGCCAACATTCAGGAATCTCATCAGCGATTACAGTTCTATGTTAAAATGGATGAATTGGGCGCTGATATGTTTGATCTGTTCAATCTTTGTGACATCGGCGACTTTTTGGGGCTTCGAGGCACGTTGATGCTGACTAAAACCGGAGAACTGACCCTGCGTGTTCAACATCTGGAACTGCTTTCCAAAGCCATACGCCCCCTGCCTGTTCCCAAAGTGAAAGAACAGGATGGACAAACCATCGTATTTGATCAGGTACGTGACAAGGAATTTCGCTATCGACAACGCTATGTGGATCTAACCCTCAACGCCGAGGTAGCCAAAGTCTTCCGTCAGCGTTCTCAGATCATTCAGACGATCCGGCAATATCTTCTGGAAAACGACTTTCTGGAAGTGGAAACCCCTACCCTGCAATCCATTTATGGTGGTGCCAACGCGACGCCCTTCAAGACACACCACAACGCCCTCGGCATTGATTTTTTCATGCGAATCTCCAATGAACTCTATCTGAAACGACTGGTTGTCGGCGGCTTTGAACGCGTGTTTGAGTTTGTGAAAAATTTCCGAAATGAAGGCATCGACCGCACCCATAATCCTGAATTCACCGCTCTGGAATTTTATCAGGCCTATGCCGACTATCAGGATATGATGGTCCATTGTGAAACCCTGTGGGAACAATGCGCTCTTTCTTTGCATGGAACCACTGAGTTTGAATCTCAGGGACATAAAATTGATGTCAAGGCTCCGTGGAAACGGATTACGATGCTGGAAGGCATTGAGCAAATTGCGGGCATTCCGTTTTCCGGAATGAGTGATGATGAAATCAAAAATCTCCTGTTACAGAATCAATGGGCACTGAATGGTGAATATTCTCGCGGGATGGCGATGCAGGTTGTGTTTGAAGAAGCCTGTGAAGCGAAACTCATTCAACCGGTGTTTGTGGTTGATTATCCTGAAGAAAGCAGCCCTCTCTGCAAAAAACATCGTACCAAACCCGGTATGATTGAACGGTTTGAAGCCTACATGTGCGGTTGGGAAATTGCCAATGCCTATTCTGAACTCAATGATCCGGTCGCGCAACGTCGCCTGCTCGAACAACAGGTGGAGCGCGGACGAGCCGGGGAGCAGGAAACCCATCCTTATGATGAAGATTTTGTCCGGTCGATGGAATATGGCATGCCACCGATGGGAGGCATTGGTTTTGGCATTGACCGCATGGTGATGCTGTTGACCAATCAAGCCAACATCAGGGATGTCATTTTGTTTCCCACCATGCGACCTGAACATTCATAA
- a CDS encoding protein phosphatase CheZ: protein MEQETQFIESLYNVLEGIPPDSESFQITQELIHQLQSFFHIMRESDPQNIGMIFDSFNTTEPLFQELGKLLREFHEQWKTIDKDLPKRIGELANHDMEDATSRLLHIVSMTENAANKTMDLSEEVMNKLADRSSQYQAAQEHLDALISQNADSGHLQFFQNMLRQFQEEDDTMQQQLTDILVAQDYQDLTGQVINKIVKLLNSLENEMVELVKTFGQIYSNRQNSQEELQGPLQEDSVNRQSQDNVDDLLASLGF, encoded by the coding sequence ATGGAACAGGAAACACAATTTATCGAATCACTGTATAATGTGCTTGAAGGCATTCCTCCTGATAGTGAATCATTTCAGATCACGCAGGAACTCATACACCAGTTGCAATCTTTTTTCCATATCATGAGAGAATCTGATCCACAGAATATCGGAATGATTTTTGATTCCTTCAACACCACAGAGCCGTTATTCCAGGAACTTGGAAAACTGTTGAGAGAGTTTCATGAACAATGGAAAACCATCGACAAGGATCTGCCTAAACGAATCGGCGAACTTGCGAATCATGACATGGAAGATGCCACATCACGGTTGTTGCATATTGTTTCCATGACAGAAAACGCCGCCAACAAAACCATGGATTTATCCGAAGAAGTCATGAACAAGCTTGCGGATCGTTCCAGCCAATATCAGGCGGCACAAGAACATTTAGACGCCTTGATTTCCCAAAACGCTGATTCCGGGCACCTTCAATTCTTCCAGAACATGCTGCGGCAGTTTCAGGAAGAAGATGACACCATGCAACAGCAATTGACCGACATTCTGGTTGCTCAGGATTATCAGGACCTGACAGGGCAGGTCATCAACAAAATTGTTAAACTACTGAATTCGCTGGAAAATGAAATGGTAGAATTGGTCAAAACATTCGGACAGATTTATTCGAACAGACAGAACTCTCAGGAAGAACTTCAGGGGCCCTTGCAGGAAGATTCTGTCAACCGACAATCCCAGGACAATGTGGATGATTTGCTGGCTTCGCTGGGATTTTAA
- a CDS encoding metallophosphoesterase yields MDARRTICVGDVHGCYQELMMLLKKVGYSQEQDQLIFVGDLVNRGPESLKVLEFVRKENAQVVMGNHEYGFLLFLDQGKFSDSGFETLRRDMGPDLEDWTNWIRKWPLWLEWQKYLVVHAGLVPGQAPAETKPNILMNIRTWDGAGDCLDHPDHPPWFRLYRGVSTVIYGHWAKRGLELRERTIGLDSGCVYGNRLSALILPERKIIQVNALKKYVRY; encoded by the coding sequence ATGGATGCCAGACGAACAATTTGTGTGGGTGATGTCCACGGATGCTATCAAGAATTGATGATGCTCCTGAAAAAGGTCGGCTACAGTCAGGAACAGGATCAATTGATTTTTGTGGGGGATCTTGTCAATCGGGGACCCGAGTCGCTGAAAGTTCTTGAATTTGTACGAAAAGAAAATGCGCAGGTGGTGATGGGGAACCATGAATATGGATTTTTGCTGTTTCTGGACCAGGGAAAGTTTTCTGACTCAGGATTTGAAACACTGAGACGGGATATGGGGCCTGATCTGGAAGACTGGACCAACTGGATCAGAAAATGGCCACTCTGGCTTGAATGGCAAAAATATCTGGTGGTTCATGCCGGTCTGGTTCCCGGACAAGCTCCTGCAGAAACAAAGCCCAACATTCTGATGAATATCCGCACCTGGGACGGCGCTGGTGACTGTCTGGATCATCCTGATCATCCCCCATGGTTCAGGCTTTACCGGGGTGTCTCCACCGTCATTTACGGGCACTGGGCCAAACGGGGGCTTGAATTGAGGGAACGTACCATCGGTCTGGATTCAGGCTGTGTTTATGGAAACCGTCTGTCTGCCCTGATTTTGCCTGAACGTAAAATCATTCAGGTGAACGCCTTAAAAAAATATGTTCGCTACTGA
- a CDS encoding transglycosylase domain-containing protein, translating to MKRLFFFLLACQFMALIFSIWLVYMVFVAPAEQLDREKIRHSLLTETSVYFNDQQTRIGTFFEKAHRQYLVLQSPIETSSDTGDLIPPLFLKAIVASEDKEFYEHVGVSLSGIARAMFRNILAGRVVQGASTLTQQTSELLFEHKSRDRWKRWLAKISETIDAFRLELRYSKDQILEFYTNLFYVHGTGQGLSIAARYYFDKSVPELNLSEVSFIAGSVKGPNNYNPFLTNDPEKQKRIIAKATERRNYVLGNMLEMGSITPLQFKEASANPVPFRQGTFRFQQNHLLSTVKNRLETEPFKTILEEQGISDITRSELRITTTVDPVLQAAGEFEMKRHLSGLEYRFSPYKKPESNPVEPKTRLLSGEFYTGTIQSLDLKNPPEIRITAGSETVVVKDSLLREFVANVTHSAPASVNGYHYRKAFKLLRQGDPVLVSVFKRDSDGTRLGGIEQQPKLDGGLLVLQEGKVRVMVGGFSNKGFNRVLQARRQPGSTFKILLYLVALELGWDPLEPISNMPRPYQWHRQYYFPRPDHQPASNITSMVWAGAKSENLASIYLLENLLQYLDEDQFAQLMDFTDMSIRSDEAKNDYYARLRDKHGIIDTRRYLSEQMFLNALQKILTEFQLSEEENLQLRKLVYGTGWQSVDKRLEQKKTERAQQEQILLRHNYLRFKPLLVNCRKHLVTIRTSLRENNSETLPLIAETMLEGWYVNPEDASPEEVPPLAYAEKPESLDHQWIPLTVDKLRLYRQFWTHEQLLRMFEHSNIRLEGKISVNILQVINDLMNQRMEEVLKLPAYSQDRLFWHHDFRIALSLQTLIKVAELLGVSSELKPILSFPLGSNEVTLADLALLFQSYATGDMNLLPGQTKKNQWKIIERIEDKFGNVLFQEEPERVNVVEQPTLNALHEIMRSVVEYGTGRGARKFLITEIPSANGPKRLRIPAFGKTGTANNFTNSTYVGILPVIQNGNAVLKGGYVIAAYAGFDRLVDTLTSNYRLSGSSGALPIWARMARKIIQTPDYQQRLLQQFQGSSMETRLIPVDYALKIPQTVSMINGMPTAPSEGIPQGKVHLPVNDKSERVIRGLKEMMWLKGQ from the coding sequence GTGAAACGCCTCTTTTTTTTTCTGCTGGCCTGCCAGTTCATGGCCCTGATCTTTTCAATCTGGCTGGTCTATATGGTTTTTGTGGCACCTGCCGAACAACTGGACCGGGAGAAAATCAGACATTCCCTGCTCACAGAAACCTCTGTGTATTTCAACGATCAGCAGACCCGAATCGGAACCTTTTTTGAAAAAGCCCATCGACAGTATCTGGTCCTGCAAAGTCCCATTGAAACCAGTTCTGATACGGGTGATTTGATTCCCCCCCTGTTTCTCAAAGCCATTGTTGCCAGTGAAGATAAGGAATTTTATGAGCATGTCGGCGTATCCTTATCCGGGATAGCCCGGGCGATGTTCAGGAATATTCTTGCCGGAAGAGTGGTTCAGGGAGCCAGCACCTTGACACAGCAGACTTCCGAGCTGTTGTTTGAACATAAATCCAGAGACCGCTGGAAACGCTGGCTGGCGAAAATCAGCGAGACGATTGACGCATTCAGACTGGAACTGCGTTATTCCAAGGACCAGATTCTCGAATTCTATACCAACCTGTTTTATGTGCATGGCACCGGCCAGGGATTATCCATTGCCGCCCGCTATTATTTTGACAAGTCCGTGCCCGAACTGAATTTGTCTGAAGTCAGCTTCATCGCCGGTTCAGTGAAAGGCCCGAACAATTACAATCCATTTCTGACCAACGACCCGGAAAAACAAAAACGGATCATTGCTAAAGCGACAGAACGGAGAAACTATGTTCTGGGAAATATGCTGGAAATGGGGTCCATCACACCTCTACAATTCAAGGAAGCGTCTGCCAACCCAGTGCCATTTCGTCAGGGAACCTTCAGGTTTCAGCAAAATCATTTATTGAGCACTGTCAAAAACCGGTTGGAAACCGAACCCTTCAAAACAATTCTTGAAGAACAGGGCATCAGTGACATCACCCGCTCTGAACTGCGGATCACCACCACGGTTGATCCTGTATTGCAGGCGGCCGGCGAGTTTGAAATGAAACGGCATCTCTCAGGACTGGAATACCGGTTTTCTCCCTACAAAAAACCGGAATCCAATCCGGTGGAACCCAAGACACGCTTGTTGTCCGGAGAATTTTATACGGGTACCATTCAATCGCTTGATCTCAAAAACCCACCGGAAATCCGGATCACCGCAGGTTCAGAAACAGTGGTGGTCAAAGATTCGCTCTTACGTGAATTTGTTGCGAATGTCACACACAGTGCTCCTGCTTCAGTGAATGGCTACCATTACCGAAAAGCGTTCAAGCTACTGCGTCAGGGGGATCCTGTTCTGGTTTCAGTGTTTAAGCGGGATTCTGATGGCACAAGACTGGGAGGAATAGAACAACAACCTAAACTGGATGGGGGATTGCTGGTTCTGCAGGAAGGCAAGGTGCGGGTGATGGTTGGTGGCTTTTCCAATAAAGGCTTCAACAGAGTCCTTCAGGCCCGCAGGCAACCGGGTTCAACTTTCAAAATTCTGCTGTATCTGGTTGCCCTGGAACTGGGGTGGGATCCACTGGAACCGATTTCCAATATGCCAAGGCCCTATCAATGGCACCGGCAATATTATTTTCCAAGACCTGACCATCAGCCTGCGTCCAATATCACCAGCATGGTCTGGGCCGGCGCAAAATCAGAAAATCTTGCCAGCATCTATCTTCTGGAAAATCTGCTTCAATATCTCGATGAGGATCAATTTGCTCAATTGATGGATTTCACAGATATGTCGATCCGGTCTGACGAAGCAAAAAATGATTATTATGCCCGACTTCGTGACAAACATGGCATCATCGACACCCGCAGATATCTTTCAGAACAGATGTTTTTGAATGCGTTGCAGAAGATTCTGACTGAATTTCAGCTTTCCGAAGAAGAAAATCTTCAATTGAGAAAACTGGTTTATGGCACAGGGTGGCAATCCGTTGATAAACGACTGGAACAAAAGAAAACCGAACGCGCCCAGCAGGAACAAATTTTGTTGCGGCATAATTATCTGAGATTCAAGCCGTTGCTTGTGAATTGCCGCAAACACCTTGTGACAATCAGAACATCGTTGCGTGAAAATAATTCTGAAACATTGCCGTTGATTGCGGAGACAATGCTCGAAGGTTGGTATGTGAATCCTGAAGACGCAAGTCCGGAAGAGGTGCCCCCCCTGGCTTATGCTGAGAAGCCTGAGTCCCTTGATCACCAATGGATTCCGCTCACTGTGGATAAACTGAGACTGTACCGGCAGTTTTGGACTCATGAGCAGTTATTGCGGATGTTTGAACATTCCAACATTCGACTTGAAGGAAAAATTTCTGTCAACATTCTGCAAGTGATCAACGATCTCATGAACCAGCGCATGGAAGAAGTGTTGAAATTACCAGCGTATTCCCAAGACAGGTTATTCTGGCATCATGATTTCCGGATTGCCCTGAGTCTGCAAACCCTGATCAAGGTGGCTGAACTGTTGGGCGTCAGCAGTGAATTGAAACCGATCCTGTCCTTTCCGCTTGGTTCCAATGAGGTGACTCTGGCAGATCTTGCGTTGTTGTTTCAGAGCTATGCGACAGGGGACATGAATCTTTTGCCAGGCCAAACCAAAAAAAATCAATGGAAAATCATTGAAAGAATTGAAGATAAATTCGGAAATGTCCTGTTTCAGGAAGAACCCGAACGGGTCAATGTCGTGGAACAACCCACCCTGAATGCCTTGCACGAAATTATGAGATCCGTGGTGGAATATGGCACTGGTCGTGGGGCAAGAAAGTTTTTGATCACTGAAATTCCTTCTGCAAATGGTCCAAAACGCTTGAGAATTCCGGCCTTTGGTAAAACCGGAACTGCCAATAATTTTACCAACTCCACCTATGTCGGCATATTACCGGTGATACAAAATGGCAACGCTGTGCTTAAAGGCGGATATGTGATTGCGGCCTATGCCGGATTTGACCGTTTAGTGGACACATTGACTTCAAATTATCGTTTGTCAGGTTCTTCCGGCGCACTCCCCATCTGGGCACGCATGGCCAGAAAAATCATACAGACGCCTGATTACCAGCAACGTCTGCTTCAGCAATTTCAGGGTTCATCAATGGAAACCCGATTGATTCCGGTGGATTATGCCCTGAAGATTCCTCAAACCGTATCCATGATCAATGGAATGCCAACAGCACCATCAGAGGGAATCCCCCAGGGGAAAGTACACTTGCCTGTCAACGATAAATCAGAACGGGTGATTCGAGGGTTGAAAGAGATGATGTGGTTGAAGGGGCAATGA